A region from the Cryptosporangium arvum DSM 44712 genome encodes:
- the glgP gene encoding alpha-glucan family phosphorylase: MRALRRFTVRAKLPEPLAPLGELVMNLRWSWNPPTVDLFASVDAKLWDQVRQDPVRLLGEVSGHRLEALAADDGFLARLNEAHADLQRYLTEPRWYQERAREGADSGEPLPTSIAYFSPEFGITEVLPQYSGGLGILAGDHLKAASDLGAPIVGVGLLYRSGYFSQSLTADGWQAEHYPPLDPHGLPLQRLADADGLPLRVSVNLPEHRVLHAHVWKAQVGRVPLLLLDSDIEDNGPAERGVTDRLYGGGADHRLLQEILLGVGGVRALRAYAALTGEPAPEVFHTNEGHAGFLGVERIRELVQGSGLTFDQALHAVRAGTVFTTHTPVPAGIDRFSRDLIAHVFGAGVLADVPGVPIDRLLALGAEDDPGVFNMAHMGLRLGQRANGVSKLHGIVSREMFNNLWPGFESGEVPITSVTNGVHAPTWVARETAELGTGRIDDDLWAAIGQAPGKDIWSTRRTLRAKLVGEVRRRLRESSLRRGHTDAELGWIEQVFDPDVLTIGFARRVPSYKRLTLMLRDPERLRALLLDQDRPVQFVIAGKSHPADEGGKMLIQQMVRFTDDPAVRNRIVFLPDYDIGMARYLYWGCDVWLNNPLRPLEACGTSGMKASLNGGLNLSIRDGWWDEMFDGENGWAIPTADGVIDPDRRDDLEAAAFYDLLTTHVRTLFYDRGEDGVPARWLEMVRHTLSSLGPKLTAERMVAEYVERLYAPAARGSARVLANDYAGARELAEWRGRVADHWTGVKVAHVESSGIGDTPELGASVNIRAEVNLGGLSPDAVAVQACYGTVDLDDVLHDVHTVPMRSLGNGGDTYRYEADIPLEQAGPFGYTVRVLPTHELLTDPVELGLVTTA, from the coding sequence GTGAGAGCCCTACGTCGTTTTACCGTGCGGGCCAAGCTGCCCGAACCACTGGCCCCGCTGGGCGAACTCGTGATGAACCTGCGGTGGTCGTGGAATCCGCCCACGGTCGACTTGTTCGCCTCCGTGGACGCGAAGCTATGGGACCAGGTCAGGCAGGATCCGGTGCGGCTGCTGGGTGAGGTCTCGGGCCATCGCCTGGAGGCGCTGGCGGCCGACGACGGCTTCCTGGCGCGCCTGAACGAGGCCCACGCCGACCTGCAGCGCTACCTCACCGAGCCGCGCTGGTACCAGGAGCGGGCGCGTGAAGGAGCCGACTCCGGCGAGCCGCTGCCGACCTCGATCGCGTACTTCTCGCCCGAGTTCGGCATCACCGAGGTGCTGCCGCAGTATTCCGGCGGCCTCGGCATCCTGGCCGGCGACCACCTCAAAGCCGCGAGCGACCTCGGCGCGCCGATCGTCGGCGTCGGGCTGCTGTATCGATCCGGATACTTCAGTCAGTCGCTCACCGCCGACGGTTGGCAGGCCGAGCACTACCCGCCGCTGGACCCGCACGGCCTGCCGCTGCAGCGGCTCGCGGACGCCGACGGGTTGCCGCTGCGTGTCTCGGTGAACCTGCCCGAGCACCGGGTGCTGCACGCGCATGTCTGGAAGGCGCAGGTCGGCCGCGTTCCGCTGCTGCTGCTCGACTCCGACATCGAGGACAACGGCCCGGCCGAGCGGGGCGTCACCGACCGCCTGTACGGCGGCGGCGCCGACCACCGGCTGCTGCAGGAGATCCTGCTCGGGGTCGGTGGCGTCCGGGCGCTGCGTGCCTACGCTGCGCTGACCGGGGAGCCCGCTCCCGAGGTGTTCCACACCAACGAGGGCCACGCCGGCTTCCTCGGCGTTGAGCGCATCCGCGAGCTCGTCCAGGGGTCCGGACTGACGTTCGACCAGGCGCTGCACGCCGTGCGCGCGGGTACCGTCTTCACGACCCACACCCCGGTGCCGGCCGGCATCGACCGCTTCTCCCGCGACCTGATCGCGCACGTGTTCGGCGCCGGCGTGCTCGCCGACGTGCCCGGCGTGCCGATCGACCGGCTGCTGGCGCTCGGCGCCGAGGACGACCCGGGCGTGTTCAACATGGCCCACATGGGTCTGCGCCTGGGCCAGCGCGCCAACGGCGTGAGCAAGCTCCACGGGATCGTCAGCCGGGAGATGTTCAACAACCTGTGGCCCGGGTTCGAGTCGGGCGAGGTGCCGATCACCTCGGTCACCAACGGCGTCCACGCGCCGACGTGGGTGGCGCGCGAGACCGCGGAGCTGGGCACCGGCCGGATCGACGACGACCTCTGGGCCGCGATCGGCCAGGCGCCCGGCAAGGACATCTGGTCCACCCGGCGGACGCTCCGCGCGAAGCTGGTCGGCGAGGTCCGCCGCCGCCTGCGTGAGTCGTCGCTGCGCCGCGGGCACACCGACGCCGAGCTCGGCTGGATCGAACAGGTCTTCGACCCCGACGTGCTGACGATCGGCTTCGCCCGCCGGGTGCCGTCCTACAAGCGGCTCACGCTCATGCTGCGCGACCCCGAGCGGCTGCGCGCGCTGCTGCTCGACCAGGACCGCCCGGTGCAGTTCGTGATCGCCGGCAAGAGCCACCCCGCCGACGAGGGCGGCAAGATGCTGATCCAGCAGATGGTGCGCTTCACCGACGACCCGGCCGTCCGCAACCGGATCGTGTTCCTGCCCGACTACGACATCGGCATGGCCCGGTACCTGTACTGGGGCTGCGACGTCTGGTTGAACAACCCGCTGCGCCCGCTGGAGGCCTGCGGCACGTCCGGCATGAAGGCGTCGCTCAACGGCGGTCTCAACCTGTCCATCCGGGACGGCTGGTGGGACGAGATGTTCGACGGTGAGAACGGGTGGGCGATCCCCACCGCCGACGGCGTCATCGACCCCGACCGGCGCGACGACCTGGAGGCGGCGGCGTTCTACGACCTGCTGACCACCCACGTCCGGACGCTGTTCTACGACCGCGGCGAGGACGGCGTTCCGGCCCGCTGGCTGGAGATGGTGCGTCACACGCTCAGCTCGCTCGGCCCGAAGCTCACCGCGGAGCGGATGGTGGCCGAGTACGTCGAGCGGCTCTACGCACCGGCGGCGCGCGGCTCGGCCCGGGTGCTCGCGAACGACTACGCGGGCGCGCGTGAGCTGGCCGAGTGGCGTGGCCGGGTCGCCGACCACTGGACCGGCGTCAAGGTGGCGCACGTGGAGTCGTCCGGGATCGGCGACACGCCCGAACTAGGCGCGTCGGTGAACATCCGGGCCGAGGTGAACCTCGGCGGGTTGAGCCCGGACGCGGTGGCGGTGCAGGCCTGCTACGGAACGGTCGATCTGGACGACGTCCTGCACGACGTCCACACCGTTCCGATGCGTTCGCTGGGCAACGGCGGTGACACCTACCGGTACGAGGCCGACATCCCGCTGGAGCAGGCCGGGCCGTTCGGCTACACCGTGCGGGTACTCCCGACCCACGAGTTGCTGACGGATCCGGTGGAGCTCGGGCTAGTGACGACCGCCTGA